Genomic DNA from Shewanella woodyi ATCC 51908:
TAGTAAATATATTGAAAGCAACCAACTGACTTAGTACTATAGAGCGACTAATAGAATGTTATTTTCCTTTATTCGAAGATATTTCTCCCAGAAGCTCTCTAAGCTCTGAATATTTATCGAATAGGATATCTGGCCCCTCTTTTCCTTTTAGTACTTTCACATCCTTATGATTTTTTTGGAGTGTAATTGCTCCAAGAGTTTTTTTTGCTCCTTGAATATCTTTAACTGGATGATCGCCTATCATCCATAAATTATCCCCTTTTTCTAGTCCTAGTTTTGATCGAGCGAGTTGAAACGGCAGAGGGTTTGGTTTGTCAGCTCCAGCTTCTTCAGTTGTTACTATGTAATCAAATGCTTCATGCAAACCAAAATATACAAGTTTTCTAAATTGAATCTGAGCTGTTAAATCTGTTACTACTGCACTTTGGATCCCATGGGCCCGTAAATCATGTAGAAATTCATGCATTTCTGGGAATAGTTGGCTATTTGTGAGAAAGGTTCTCCAGTAAGTTTGTTCTAAATCAAGTGTTGTCATAATCTGAGTTTTTAGACCCAGCAACTCAATTGTTCTTTGAAAGTACAGCAGTCGGCTATGTGAGCTTGCAGTTTCACCAAGTCTCTCTTTTATCTCTCTTTTACTGATTTTTAATGCATCTGAAAATCGACTTTGTTTGATTCCTAGTATCTTTTCAGCTTTTTGTTGAACAGCAAGTGAAGCTTGTTGGTGAGAGTAATGATATGGGTATAAGGTATTGTCAGTATCAAAAATCACTGCTTTAGGAAAGTCTTTGATAATACTAGTATCTCTCAATTCTAAGGTCATTTTTTTCTAACCCTCATCGTTTCATCTAAATGCAGAATAGTGATGATTTGCATCAACCCAAGCATGCCATCTTTCCATACAGGGTAGATATCAAGTAGTTCTGTAAATGTTAAGTTTAATGATTGAATAGCCAATGACATATCCTCTGCAAATACATCCCCTTCGATGGTCAATGTGACGTTATCATTATCATTGGTGAAATGTTTTTCTAATGATATCCCGCATAACCCTATCAATACCTTTGAAAGGCGTTCGTAGTAGACTCTACCTTTAATTGTTACCTGTAGTTTTAGCCTTACGTCATCGAAATTTTGCTCAGGATTGAATGGAGAAACATTATCTTGATTTAAAGGGATAAGTTGAAAAATAATATCTGCACGTTTTTTTTGTGGATGAATATACCTTTGAGCATCAGATTGACGTTTTTTTAACGAAGCGCTGACGCTTTCAATGTTACTACCACGAGCGTTGACATCTCGTTGGTACTTCCAAAAATATCTAAGTTGGTCGCTGGGTTCAAGAAATACTCTGACATCGAATTTATCGGATAATGATTTGGAAAAAAGTGTATGGAGACCTGAAGCTATTAATACATTATTGCCTTTGCGAAGCTTAGGTTCAGAAAAAAGCCCTGTTGTATGTTCATATGTTCTGCAATATATACTTTTCCTTTCTAATAAAGCTAGGATATCTCTGCAAAATTTATGAATATAGTTAGCACTGGGGTTTAAGTGGGTAAGTGCATTCCACATTCCGCCGTAACGATCCCATACATGGTAATCATCACCAGAAACATAGGAGACAGAGTGCTTTCCAAATAGGCCTGCCAAAGATGCTCCAAATGTATCCTTACCTGCACCTGAATCACCTGAAATCCCAATAGCTATTGGGTTTGTACCTATTAAATATATTTTATTCTTAAGTATTTCTTCTCGTAGTAACCTCCAACTTAACAGTCCTCCAAATGTTGTTATTAACGTGACCCAGAGAGAGCGACTATGAATATTCATATATGAACTCATTTTATCTAATTCGAAAATAAGATCATATTCAAAGTAATTTATCTGTGCGCCAAATGAGAACATTGAATGGTAGCAGATGATTAGGAATGTAAATGTTCCGAATAAAAAGTTCGAATACTCATTCTTCTTCAATAAGTACCCGATCAAAAACGGAAGCAACCATAGATACCAGCCAACAGGAGAGGGGGTTAAGAGGATTAATGCGAAAAAGCCTAGACCAATACTAGCCATTAATACGTCAAAGCTAATCCATGAAATACGCCACATTGAATACAGTAAAAGGACATAGATTATTGGCGTTACATAAATATTTATTTCTGGTCCCAAAGGTATTGCAAAGTGGTATATGCGCTCAGTTTCAGGAGTGTTTAGTACCATTTCTACGAAGCCTGAGCTAAAAATAGCTGGGATAACCAGTAATACTAAAGCACTAAAAAATGAAAATAAAAATGGAAAAAATGCTCTTCTATATCTTTTGTTCTTATATAGATAAATAGCAAAAAAAGGAATGACGATTAACATACTATGCTTTGCTGTTACAGCTAAAGCTAGTGTGAGCCCTGAAGCAATCATGTGATTTTTTTTGGTGAGAGTAATAGCATAGAGCAAAATGGCAACAGGTATTATATCTGTTTGCCCATTCCAATAATTAACAAACAATACAATTGGAGATAGCCAATATAGAGTTGTTATCGCTTCGCTATTGTTAGGGTAAAGTTTTACTAATAGGCTAAAAACAATGAAGTCAGCGATTAATATCGTAGCCTTAAGCCCGAGATTTTCAAAGAAACTAAGCTTTATAAAATCATCGATGAAACTGCCTAAAAGTACAAGTGGAGTATGTGAAAATAGCATAGTAAACCCATATGGGTATGCTCGATAATTCTCATTAACTAATAAAAAATCACTCCAGGGATCAAAGGAGGGCTGGTCGATAAAGTGTGAAATAAATGGCAGAAACCAGTCTGTTTGGATTTCTGGGGCTAGGAAAACTATTAATACTATCCGTATCAATAGACCTGTTTTAAAGTATGGAATATTGAAATAGGCTATGTTTTTCATAGCCATCTTTGTGGATATTTTGTACATACTGCATCGATCATATGTTTGAAATTTTTAATGCGTTGCTTGACTGTGATTATCTCTGAACCCCTATTTAGAGAGTGCAGTTCAGGGGATACTAAACATATTTTATAGTTGGCTTTTTTGAGAGTATGCACCATATCGGAGGTGATGTAGGGAGTGTTAAAGGAGTCTATCCAGACCCAGTCAACTAGACCTTGTAATGATAGAGCGGTTTCTATTGATTCATATTCGGATACGCGAACAGCGCACCGTTTTTCACCTAACTTGGCAGTTCGTATTAAAAATGGGACTGACTGATCAAGAAAAAAATAGTTACTAATATTATATTGATTCATCATTTCAATGATCTGATGCTCTAATCCTTCTTCTTTGACATTCAATATAAGTAGTTTATGTTTATATTCCTGTAGCCATTGTTCAAGAGCTTCTCCTGCAGTGAAAGGATCGTGCTGTAAAATTAACCTGTTACCTATAGTACGTATGTCAATTTCGACTCCTTGATTATGAGGAGTTGTAGCCAAAATTGTTCGTGTATTTATTCTGTGTTTGACGATTATCATAGTAAACCTCTAACGTTTTTTCAGTGAGAGGCTGAAATCAAGAGTGCGTTTTATAAATTTTAGTTTCTGTCTCCAGTTTATATTCCAGTTGGATTGGCCATACTTTCTATCGCTAAAAGTGACCGGTATGCGTTTTATTTTGTGGCTTTTTTTTGCAAGAAAGAAAGCGTACAAGTCTAACGAAAAGTCATTGGGTGGGCTTTGCCAGGACTCATAAAACTTTCGATGAAATAGTGTAGGTTGAGCATTAATATCCCAAAGCCAGGTTTGGTGCAGGAAAAGTTCACATATACTCATGCCAATGGTAAAAATATTATCTTTCAATGGCCGCTTTTTACGGGTTCCTTTGACAAAAAGTATCTCAGGTGTATCTGAGCATTCAAATACACAGCTTGCATTCACTGTATCGTATGGATCAGTTTGGAGATCGGCATGGGTCCAGCCTAATATATCACCTTGGGCTATTTTCAGACCTGCACATATTCCAAAGCCATATCCTTGGTTCACTTGAACGTGGCAAGAATGTATAAATTGATCAGCACTTATTAATTCTGCAAGTTGTTTTGAGGTATCATCTGTGGAGCCATTATCAACAATAATGAACTCTAATTTTGAATGGCGGATCGCTTGTCTACATCGCTCTACTAGTAAGGGGAGGTTTTCTACTTCGTTATAACAAGGAATAATAATTGATGTTAGCATCGTTTTGCCCCTTTGTTCATCTGATTACTTTTCAAGGTAAGTGTGAATGGGGCTACTTTCAAAACGCTGCTCCTGGCTTTCAACTGGGACTCGATTATCTTGGGTTAAGCAGTAGTGATGCGTATTCCATTTGTGAAAGCAGGATTGCCAATAACTGAATATGTTTAGGTCATCGGGAACCCCCCAGCCCAAATAATGATCCACGTCGAAAATATAGACGTTCATTCCTATGTTAAGTGCATCTTCAATCATTGAATCAATGTAGTACTCTCCGTTCATTTCGCCTTTTCGGTTTATAAGTGATTCAAATAAAAGTGAAAAGTCTCCAGCTCTTTTAAATGTAAAACAACCAATAATGATAGAGTCTTCAGATGGGTTATTAAGTGGTGCCTTCACTGATACTCTTGTCACCTTATTTTCGGGTGTAGATTCTATCCAGCCAAACATCTCAGGTTTTCTTTTTGCTAAAGCATGCTCCTTTGTGGTCCAGACGATGATATCTGTATCAGGCATAGAGAGTAGGTTTTCAAATTTTGTAGTATCGTAAATTGAACCATTATCACAGGCGCCAATTGTTAGTGGGAGATCTACCTCTATATTGTTCATCGCTGACATACAAGTTCTCGCCTGACCATCTGTAATTTGATCAAGTATTGAGATATTCATGGTAGGAAAGTTATTTTTAAGTTCAAGAATCAATTGACTAATATATGGGAGGTCGGCCCGTAAAATTGCATATTGTTTATCTGTGATAGGTAGATCATTTATAGCTTGGATAGCCATTGCTTTCCCTGATACGGGGATAAGTGGTTTAGGAGTTTGGTAACCGGCGTCTAGAAAGCGTTGACCTTGGCCAGCCATGGGAACAAATACAGCTCCTTTGTGTTTAGCGGTTCTAACTCTTGGGCTTATTAATGCCAAAAATGCAGCTGACCACATTTTATATTCTGCGAGGTCCTCTGGGGTACCCCATTGCATGAAATGTGAAATTTCATAAACGACTACCTTACAGTTATCCGCTAACATGGGGATATATGCCAAACTGACGTAATACTCTTGATTGGTATTTAGTTCTTGAAGAATCATGGTATTGAAATACTTTTTTAGTATCGAACCACTAGCAAAATAGTAGGTTCCACTTGATGCATATTCGTTCATAGGTGAATCTGTAAATGGTTGTTTTTCTTGAATATCAATTACACTGTCATTCAAGGTTTTAATATAGGCGTAGTATGTTGAGCCTAATGAGTGGGGATGAAAACCTCGATAACATGGAATAGCTCCATCTACTTTGCTCTTTAACACGAACTGTTTAAAGTGATACCAATCCCATAAACAGCTGAAGTCACAGTAATTAACTATGGTAGGTTTGCTTAGATCTATATCTTCGATAACTTGCATAACCGAATATACTGGCCCAAATTTGTGAGGGGGAATCGCAAGTATTTTTGCCGTTTTACAATACTTTTTTATCGTTGACTCCATTTTATAACGTGGAGTTTCTAGGTGTTCTCGATTACAAATAAAAGTAATATCTGATTCATCAGGAAACAGATCTATTACATGAGCAATCATTGGCTTACCTTCTATTTCGATAAGAGGCTTAGGGATTGTGTAGCCCTTTTTTCGAAACCGCTCGCCAAAGCCAGCCATTGGAATGATAATCTGCACTGGTAATTCCTTAAATTGAGCTCGTCATCGAGTGTCTATATGTTTCAGCATCCCAATTGG
This window encodes:
- a CDS encoding HAD family hydrolase, which translates into the protein MTLELRDTSIIKDFPKAVIFDTDNTLYPYHYSHQQASLAVQQKAEKILGIKQSRFSDALKISKREIKERLGETASSHSRLLYFQRTIELLGLKTQIMTTLDLEQTYWRTFLTNSQLFPEMHEFLHDLRAHGIQSAVVTDLTAQIQFRKLVYFGLHEAFDYIVTTEEAGADKPNPLPFQLARSKLGLEKGDNLWMIGDHPVKDIQGAKKTLGAITLQKNHKDVKVLKGKEGPDILFDKYSELRELLGEISSNKGK
- a CDS encoding glycosyltransferase 87 family protein; translated protein: MKNIAYFNIPYFKTGLLIRIVLIVFLAPEIQTDWFLPFISHFIDQPSFDPWSDFLLVNENYRAYPYGFTMLFSHTPLVLLGSFIDDFIKLSFFENLGLKATILIADFIVFSLLVKLYPNNSEAITTLYWLSPIVLFVNYWNGQTDIIPVAILLYAITLTKKNHMIASGLTLALAVTAKHSMLIVIPFFAIYLYKNKRYRRAFFPFLFSFFSALVLLVIPAIFSSGFVEMVLNTPETERIYHFAIPLGPEINIYVTPIIYVLLLYSMWRISWISFDVLMASIGLGFFALILLTPSPVGWYLWLLPFLIGYLLKKNEYSNFLFGTFTFLIICYHSMFSFGAQINYFEYDLIFELDKMSSYMNIHSRSLWVTLITTFGGLLSWRLLREEILKNKIYLIGTNPIAIGISGDSGAGKDTFGASLAGLFGKHSVSYVSGDDYHVWDRYGGMWNALTHLNPSANYIHKFCRDILALLERKSIYCRTYEHTTGLFSEPKLRKGNNVLIASGLHTLFSKSLSDKFDVRVFLEPSDQLRYFWKYQRDVNARGSNIESVSASLKKRQSDAQRYIHPQKKRADIIFQLIPLNQDNVSPFNPEQNFDDVRLKLQVTIKGRVYYERLSKVLIGLCGISLEKHFTNDNDNVTLTIEGDVFAEDMSLAIQSLNLTFTELLDIYPVWKDGMLGLMQIITILHLDETMRVRKK
- a CDS encoding phosphatidylinositol-specific phospholipase C/glycerophosphodiester phosphodiesterase family protein; translated protein: MIIVKHRINTRTILATTPHNQGVEIDIRTIGNRLILQHDPFTAGEALEQWLQEYKHKLLILNVKEEGLEHQIIEMMNQYNISNYFFLDQSVPFLIRTAKLGEKRCAVRVSEYESIETALSLQGLVDWVWIDSFNTPYITSDMVHTLKKANYKICLVSPELHSLNRGSEIITVKQRIKNFKHMIDAVCTKYPQRWL
- a CDS encoding glycosyltransferase family 2 protein → MLTSIIIPCYNEVENLPLLVERCRQAIRHSKLEFIIVDNGSTDDTSKQLAELISADQFIHSCHVQVNQGYGFGICAGLKIAQGDILGWTHADLQTDPYDTVNASCVFECSDTPEILFVKGTRKKRPLKDNIFTIGMSICELFLHQTWLWDINAQPTLFHRKFYESWQSPPNDFSLDLYAFFLAKKSHKIKRIPVTFSDRKYGQSNWNINWRQKLKFIKRTLDFSLSLKKR
- a CDS encoding NTP transferase domain-containing protein, producing MQIIIPMAGFGERFRKKGYTIPKPLIEIEGKPMIAHVIDLFPDESDITFICNREHLETPRYKMESTIKKYCKTAKILAIPPHKFGPVYSVMQVIEDIDLSKPTIVNYCDFSCLWDWYHFKQFVLKSKVDGAIPCYRGFHPHSLGSTYYAYIKTLNDSVIDIQEKQPFTDSPMNEYASSGTYYFASGSILKKYFNTMILQELNTNQEYYVSLAYIPMLADNCKVVVYEISHFMQWGTPEDLAEYKMWSAAFLALISPRVRTAKHKGAVFVPMAGQGQRFLDAGYQTPKPLIPVSGKAMAIQAINDLPITDKQYAILRADLPYISQLILELKNNFPTMNISILDQITDGQARTCMSAMNNIEVDLPLTIGACDNGSIYDTTKFENLLSMPDTDIIVWTTKEHALAKRKPEMFGWIESTPENKVTRVSVKAPLNNPSEDSIIIGCFTFKRAGDFSLLFESLINRKGEMNGEYYIDSMIEDALNIGMNVYIFDVDHYLGWGVPDDLNIFSYWQSCFHKWNTHHYCLTQDNRVPVESQEQRFESSPIHTYLEK